A genome region from Rattus norvegicus strain BN/NHsdMcwi chromosome 17, GRCr8, whole genome shotgun sequence includes the following:
- the C1ql3 gene encoding complement C1q-like protein 3 precursor: protein MVLLLVILIPVLVSSAGTSAHYEMLGTCRMVCDPYGGTKAPSTAATPDRGLMQSLPTFIQGPKGEAGRPGKAGPRGPPGEPGPPGPVGPPGEKGEPGRQGLPGPPGAPGLNAAGAISAATYSTVPKIAFYAGLKRQHEGYEVLKFDDVVTNLGNHYDPTTGKFTCSIPGIYFFTYHVLMRGGDGTSMWADLCKNNQVRASAIAQDADQNYDYASNSVVLHLEPGDEVYIKLDGGKAHGGNNNKYSTFSGFIIYAD from the exons ATGGTGCTTCTGCTGGTCATCCTCATCCCGGTGCTGGTGAGCTCGGCCGGCACGTCGGCGCACTACGAGATGCTGGGCACCTGCCGCATGGTCTGCGACCCCTACGGGGGCACCAAGGCTCCCAGCACCGCCGCCACCCCGGACCGGGGCCTCATGCAGTCTCTGCCCACTTTCATCCAGGGTCCCAAAGGCGAAGCGGGCAGGCCGGGGAAGGCAGGCCCGCGTGGGCCCCCGGGAGAGCCCGGACCACCGGGCCCCGTGGGGCCCCCAGGCGAGAAGGGGGAACCAGGGCGCCAAGGTTTGCCCGGCCCGCCTGGGGCGCCCGGCCTGAATGCCGCCGGGGCCATCAGCGCGGCCACCTATAGCACGGTGCCCAAGATCGCCTTCTATGCTGGCCTCAAACGGCAGCACGAAGGCTACGAGGTGCTCAAGTTCGACGACGTGGTAACCAACCTCGGAAACCACTACGATCCCACCACGGGCAAGTTCACCTGTTCCATCCCGGGTATCTACTTCTTCACCTACCACGTCCTGATGCGCGGAGGGGACGGCACCAGCATGTGGGCTGATCTCTGCAAAAACAACCAG GTGCGTGCCAGTGCAATTGCCCAAGATGCTGACCAGAATTACGACTATGCCAGTAACAGTGTGGTCCTTCACCTGGAACCAGGAGATGAAGTCTACATCAAATTAGACGGTGGCAAAGCTCACGgaggaaacaacaacaaatacagcACGTTCTCTGGATTTATCATTTATGCTGACTGA